The genomic window GAGCGGGCTCCGGCAGTCTTTCCGTGGAAATGGCCATTGCTGTTGGAAAACAGGGAGGGGTCCATGCTGTGGAAATCAACCCGGAGGGAGTTCAACTGATCCACAAAAACCGGGACAAGTTTGCCGTGGACAATCTACAGGTCCGTCAAGGGAAAGCTCCGGAAGCCCTTAAAGATTTGCCGCTTATGGACGGCGTGGTCATCGGGGGCACGAAGGGAGCCATGAAAGAGATCTTCCAGGTGTTACGGGAAAAACTAAGACCCGAGGGGCGTTTGGTGATCAATGTACTGACATTGGAAAATCTCAGTTTAGCCCAGGAAATGCTAAAGATTCATGAGTACAAGGACATTGAAATTATTCAAGTTGCCATAAATAAGGGTCATGATGTGGGAAATTTGACGATGATGAAGGCGGAAAACTCGATTTACATATTATCCGCTACAAAGAAAGGGGAATCCCGATGAAAAAACTATACGGCATTGGTGTTGGACCGGGGGACCCGGAGTTGATAACGATAAAAGGGATTAACGTGTTGAAAAAGGTTTCGGCTATTGTTACCCCCCAGGGAAAGAAAGGGGAGGATAGCATTGCCTTAACAATTGCAAAGCCCTACCTCCGAGAGGAGGTTCATATTGAGTCCCTGGTATTTCCCATGACAAAGGATCCTAAAGCCTTGGAACTTTCCTGGGATGAAAATCGAAAAAAAATTGAAAATCTGCTGGACAACTACAACGAGGTAGCTTTTTTAACATTGGGGGATCCAAGTGTTTTCAGTACTTATATGTATATGATTCCGAGATTGATGGCAAGAGATATTTCCGTTGAGACCATTCCGGGAATTACCGCCTTTTCAGCCCTGGGCTCCGCCATTAATAAAAGTCTTACCCTGGATACGGAAGCCCTAGGGGTATATCCGATGCAAAAGAATGCAATTGGCTTACGATCCGCCCTGAAAATCTTCGATAATCTTGTGGTGATGAAGCTTTCCACAGATCCTGAAGCCATAAAGGAAGTTCTAGAGGAGCAGGGACTGGAACGAAATTTTGTAATCGTATCCCATGTAAGTCAACAGGAACAGAAGGTAAGTTATGATATCTCGAAGCTTAACAAAGGCCAAGTGCCCTATTTATCAACGATGCTGATCAAGAAAAAGGAGGTGTTTCAATGAAAACCGTCTATTTTGTAGGGGCCGGCCCAGGAGATCCGGAACTGATTACCGTAAAGGGACAAAACCTTGTGAAAGAGGGGGATATAATTATCTATGCGGGATCCCTGGTGAATGA from Isachenkonia alkalipeptolytica includes these protein-coding regions:
- the cbiT gene encoding precorrin-6Y C5,15-methyltransferase (decarboxylating) subunit CbiT, whose product is MKTKQYRGIPDEAFFRGKVPMTKEEVRGISINKLRLRGGETLLDIGAGSGSLSVEMAIAVGKQGGVHAVEINPEGVQLIHKNRDKFAVDNLQVRQGKAPEALKDLPLMDGVVIGGTKGAMKEIFQVLREKLRPEGRLVINVLTLENLSLAQEMLKIHEYKDIEIIQVAINKGHDVGNLTMMKAENSIYILSATKKGESR
- the cobI gene encoding precorrin-2 C(20)-methyltransferase is translated as MKKLYGIGVGPGDPELITIKGINVLKKVSAIVTPQGKKGEDSIALTIAKPYLREEVHIESLVFPMTKDPKALELSWDENRKKIENLLDNYNEVAFLTLGDPSVFSTYMYMIPRLMARDISVETIPGITAFSALGSAINKSLTLDTEALGVYPMQKNAIGLRSALKIFDNLVVMKLSTDPEAIKEVLEEQGLERNFVIVSHVSQQEQKVSYDISKLNKGQVPYLSTMLIKKKEVFQ